One Halobaculum roseum DNA segment encodes these proteins:
- a CDS encoding RtcB family protein, translating to MTDTPETREYDGVELRKVREFVWEIPQEGGMNAPARVLASDPLLEQIADDKTLQQLRNATHLPGITTYAACMPDGHQGYGFPVGGVGATDATDGCISPGAVGYDINCGVRMVRTNLTYEDVQGKEEELVESLFANVPSGLGGGGIVEGDADTVEAVLERGMEWALEEGYATEDDLAHCEDEGRRPDARPEFVSQKAKDRGRNQLGSLGSGNHFLEVQRVTDVFDEAVADSFGLAEDQIVVLIHCGSRGLGHQVCTDYLRKIEKRHGELLDRLPDKELAAAPAGSELADEYYGAMCAAINFAWVNRQLITHRTRRVFERVFRADADELGMELLYDVAHNIAKKEVHEVSVDDDGTAVPTEDAVAREERELYVHRKGATRAFPAGREEVPAAYRDVGQPVIIPGSMGAGSYVLVGGDESLAQTFGSTAHGAGRVMSRTAAKQEYWGETVQDELRDQDHIYVKAQSGATVAEEAPGVYKDVDEVVRVSDALGIGDKVARTFPVCNIKG from the coding sequence ATGACCGACACGCCCGAAACCCGCGAGTACGACGGGGTCGAACTCCGGAAGGTCCGCGAGTTCGTCTGGGAGATCCCGCAGGAGGGCGGAATGAACGCCCCCGCACGCGTCCTCGCGAGCGACCCGCTCCTCGAACAGATCGCCGACGACAAGACGCTCCAGCAGCTCCGCAACGCGACGCATCTGCCGGGTATCACGACCTACGCCGCGTGCATGCCCGACGGCCACCAGGGGTACGGGTTCCCCGTCGGCGGCGTCGGCGCGACGGACGCGACCGACGGCTGTATTTCCCCCGGTGCGGTCGGCTACGACATCAACTGCGGCGTCCGGATGGTCCGGACGAACCTCACGTACGAGGACGTGCAGGGCAAGGAGGAGGAGCTCGTCGAGAGCCTCTTCGCGAACGTCCCCTCGGGCCTCGGCGGCGGCGGGATCGTCGAGGGCGACGCCGACACCGTCGAGGCGGTACTCGAACGCGGGATGGAGTGGGCACTGGAGGAGGGGTACGCGACCGAGGACGACCTCGCCCACTGCGAGGACGAGGGGCGCCGGCCCGACGCGCGCCCGGAGTTCGTCTCCCAGAAGGCGAAGGACCGCGGCCGCAACCAGCTCGGCAGCCTCGGCTCGGGGAACCACTTCCTCGAGGTCCAGCGCGTGACCGACGTGTTCGACGAGGCGGTCGCCGATTCCTTCGGCCTCGCGGAGGACCAGATCGTCGTCCTGATCCACTGTGGCTCGCGTGGACTCGGCCACCAGGTGTGCACGGACTACCTTCGGAAGATCGAGAAGCGCCACGGCGAGCTGCTCGACCGGCTGCCCGACAAGGAGCTGGCGGCCGCGCCCGCCGGCTCGGAGCTGGCCGACGAGTACTACGGCGCGATGTGCGCGGCGATCAACTTCGCGTGGGTGAACCGGCAGCTCATCACCCACCGGACCCGCCGCGTCTTCGAGCGCGTGTTCCGCGCGGACGCCGACGAGCTCGGGATGGAACTGCTGTACGACGTGGCGCACAACATCGCGAAGAAGGAAGTCCACGAGGTCAGCGTCGACGACGACGGTACCGCCGTTCCCACGGAGGACGCCGTCGCTCGCGAGGAGCGCGAGCTGTACGTCCATCGCAAGGGCGCGACGCGCGCGTTCCCGGCCGGCCGCGAGGAGGTGCCGGCCGCCTACCGCGACGTGGGACAGCCGGTGATCATCCCCGGGAGCATGGGCGCCGGCAGCTACGTGCTCGTCGGCGGCGACGAGTCGCTCGCACAGACCTTCGGCTCGACGGCCCACGGCGCCGGGCGCGTGATGAGCCGAACCGCCGCCAAGCAGGAGTACTGGGGCGAGACCGTCCAGGACGAGCTCCGCGACCAGGACCACATCTACGTGAAGGCCCAGTCCGGCGCCACCGTCGCCGAGGAGGCGCCCGGCGTGTACAAGGACGTCGACGAGGTCGTCCGCGTGAGCGACGCGCTCGGCATCGGCGACAAGGTCGCGCGAACCTTCCCCGTCTGCAACATCAAGGGGTAG
- a CDS encoding nuclear transport factor 2 family protein: protein MTPEETVRAYYDALRAGEALAPFFVESPATVKVGISERLVGYAEIAKGLREQSRTTEDWTVESNDLDIVERDAVAAVSDAVSLSWYDAEAFAERSFETRWSGTLVPTDDGWAFAGLHVSAPTDLDSGVDR from the coding sequence ATGACACCCGAGGAGACGGTTCGGGCGTACTACGACGCCCTCCGCGCGGGCGAGGCACTCGCGCCGTTTTTCGTCGAGTCGCCGGCGACGGTGAAGGTGGGGATCAGCGAACGCCTCGTGGGCTACGCCGAGATCGCGAAGGGGCTCCGCGAGCAGTCCCGGACGACCGAGGACTGGACGGTCGAGAGCAACGACCTCGATATCGTCGAGCGCGACGCGGTCGCCGCCGTCAGCGACGCGGTGTCGCTGTCGTGGTACGACGCCGAGGCGTTCGCCGAGCGCTCGTTCGAGACGCGCTGGAGCGGGACGCTCGTTCCGACCGACGACGGGTGGGCGTTCGCGGGACTGCACGTCTCGGCCCCGACCGACCTGGATTCGGGAGTCGATCGCTGA
- a CDS encoding zinc-dependent metalloprotease, whose protein sequence is MDLSRSVRAIADAADASDGAIDWDAVAEAAKGGCEPGDLRMEPAERAAFADDVRAARDGLRAASGVDFDLPGSIEVQHRHHWIDANVDTFRRVLRPLEDTATGGMVPGVARSLNSGTMAVTVAFLARNVLGQYDPLLLAEADPDDHGLYFVRPNIREAAVELDVGYPRFRRWIAFHEVAHAAEFAAAPWLPGYLEARLESGISSVTDESSLLELARPDRDGGGPVDAFADLNTAMTAVEGYAELLMDRAFDDEYDDLRAKLDARRRGGDPITNLFKRLLGFGMKRRQYERGAAFFTAVADRRDLRTASLVWEHPENLPTDEELDDPDAWIRRVA, encoded by the coding sequence ATGGATCTCTCCCGGAGCGTCCGCGCCATCGCCGACGCGGCGGACGCGTCCGACGGCGCCATCGACTGGGACGCCGTCGCGGAGGCGGCCAAGGGCGGCTGTGAGCCGGGCGACCTGCGGATGGAGCCGGCCGAGCGCGCGGCGTTCGCCGACGACGTGCGCGCCGCCCGCGACGGCCTCCGCGCGGCCTCCGGCGTCGACTTCGACCTCCCCGGCAGCATCGAGGTGCAACACCGCCACCACTGGATCGACGCGAACGTCGACACGTTCCGACGGGTGCTTCGCCCGCTGGAGGACACCGCGACCGGCGGCATGGTCCCCGGCGTGGCCCGGTCGCTGAATTCCGGCACGATGGCGGTGACGGTCGCGTTCCTCGCGCGCAACGTCCTCGGACAGTACGACCCGCTGTTGCTCGCGGAGGCCGACCCGGACGACCACGGCCTGTACTTCGTCCGCCCGAACATCCGAGAGGCCGCGGTGGAACTGGACGTCGGCTACCCGCGGTTCCGCCGGTGGATCGCGTTCCACGAGGTCGCCCACGCCGCCGAATTCGCGGCGGCGCCGTGGCTGCCCGGGTATCTCGAGGCGCGCCTCGAATCGGGCATCTCGTCGGTAACCGACGAGTCCTCACTGCTCGAACTCGCCCGTCCCGACCGCGACGGCGGCGGCCCGGTCGACGCCTTCGCCGACCTCAACACGGCGATGACGGCCGTCGAGGGGTACGCCGAGCTCCTGATGGACCGGGCGTTCGACGACGAGTACGACGACCTGCGCGCCAAACTCGACGCGCGTCGCCGGGGCGGAGACCCGATCACGAACCTGTTCAAGCGACTGCTCGGCTTCGGGATGAAGCGCCGACAGTACGAGCGGGGCGCGGCCTTCTTCACGGCAGTCGCCGACCGGAGGGACCTCCGAACGGCGTCGCTAGTGTGGGAGCACCCCGAGAACCTCCCGACCGACGAGGAACTCGACGACCCCGACGCGTGGATCCGGCGGGTCGCCTGA